The following are from one region of the Moritella sp. 24 genome:
- a CDS encoding S-(hydroxymethyl)glutathione dehydrogenase/class III alcohol dehydrogenase has translation MTDKFIKSKAAIAWGPNQPLSVEEVDVMLPRKGEVLVKVIASGVCHTDAFTLSGDDPEGIFPVILGHEGGGIVEQIGEGVTSVQVGDHVIPLYTPECGECKFCKSGKTNLCQQIRETQGQGLMPDGTTRFYKDGQPIFHYMGCSTFSEYTVLPEISLAKVNKEAPLEEVCLLGCGVTTGMGAVMNTAKVEEGATVAIFGLGGIGLSAVIGATMAKAGRIIAIDINESKFELAKKLGATDFINPKDYDKPIQDVIVELTDGGVDYSFECIGNVNLMRSALECCHKGWGESVVIGVAGAGQEISTRPFQLVTGRVWRGSAFGGVKGRTELPDYVERYLQGEFALNDFITHTMGLEDINESFDLMHRGESIRTVIHFDK, from the coding sequence ATGACTGACAAATTTATTAAATCTAAAGCAGCTATTGCTTGGGGTCCAAACCAACCACTATCAGTTGAAGAAGTGGATGTGATGTTACCGAGAAAAGGTGAAGTGTTGGTTAAGGTTATCGCTTCTGGCGTATGCCATACCGATGCATTCACATTATCGGGTGATGATCCAGAAGGTATCTTCCCTGTGATTCTTGGTCACGAAGGTGGCGGTATCGTTGAGCAAATCGGCGAAGGCGTTACAAGTGTTCAAGTTGGTGATCACGTTATTCCTTTATACACGCCAGAATGTGGTGAGTGTAAATTCTGTAAGTCTGGTAAAACAAACCTTTGCCAACAGATTCGTGAGACTCAAGGTCAAGGCCTTATGCCAGATGGCACTACACGTTTCTATAAAGACGGTCAGCCAATCTTCCATTACATGGGTTGCTCAACGTTCTCTGAATACACTGTATTACCAGAAATCTCGTTAGCAAAAGTAAACAAAGAAGCACCGCTTGAAGAAGTATGTCTACTTGGTTGTGGTGTAACAACGGGTATGGGCGCTGTAATGAATACGGCTAAAGTTGAAGAAGGCGCAACTGTTGCTATCTTCGGTCTAGGTGGTATTGGTCTTTCTGCTGTTATCGGCGCAACAATGGCTAAAGCTGGTCGTATCATTGCTATCGATATTAACGAAAGTAAATTCGAACTTGCTAAAAAACTTGGCGCAACAGACTTCATCAATCCAAAAGATTATGATAAGCCAATTCAAGACGTTATCGTTGAACTAACTGACGGTGGTGTAGATTACTCATTCGAATGTATTGGTAACGTTAACTTAATGCGCTCTGCATTAGAATGTTGTCATAAAGGTTGGGGTGAATCAGTTGTAATTGGTGTTGCTGGTGCAGGTCAAGAGATCTCAACACGTCCATTCCAATTAGTAACTGGTCGTGTATGGCGTGGCAGTGCATTCGGTGGTGTTAAAGGCCGCACAGAGCTACCTGATTACGTAGAACGTTACTTACAAGGTGAATTCGCATTAAACGATTTCATCACACACACTATGGGCTTAGAAGATATCAATGAATCATTTGATCTAATGCACCGCGGTGAAAGTATCCGTACTGTAATCCATTTCGATAAGTAA
- the fghA gene encoding S-formylglutathione hydrolase, whose amino-acid sequence MSIEVVSSNKMFGGWQHQYNHASSVLNCQMRFAVYLPPQASNMRKVPVMYWLSGLTCTDENFMQKAGAQRIAAELGIAIVAPDTSPRGEGVPDDVNQAYDFGLGAGFYVNATQAPWNTHYQMYDYVVNELPALIEANFPVTQERVISGHSMGGHGALVMALRNPERYRSVTAFSPISNPINCPWGQKALQNYLGKDKATWQEYDASLLMAKAETFVPAMVEQGKDDSFLDEQLKPNMLTAAAEKKGYPLTLEMHDGYDHSYYFIATFIEKHMRFHAANLAK is encoded by the coding sequence ATGTCTATAGAAGTTGTTAGTAGTAATAAAATGTTTGGCGGTTGGCAGCATCAATATAATCATGCGTCGAGTGTACTAAACTGTCAGATGCGTTTTGCTGTGTATTTACCACCGCAAGCATCGAATATGCGTAAAGTACCTGTGATGTATTGGTTGTCTGGCCTAACATGTACTGATGAAAACTTTATGCAAAAAGCCGGTGCTCAGCGTATTGCTGCAGAACTAGGCATTGCTATCGTGGCACCTGATACTAGTCCGCGTGGCGAAGGTGTACCTGATGATGTTAACCAAGCGTATGACTTTGGTCTCGGTGCTGGATTCTATGTGAATGCAACACAAGCGCCATGGAACACGCATTATCAAATGTATGACTATGTGGTTAATGAATTACCTGCATTAATAGAAGCTAACTTTCCTGTTACACAAGAGCGTGTAATCAGTGGCCACTCAATGGGTGGTCACGGTGCATTAGTGATGGCATTACGTAATCCTGAACGTTATCGCTCAGTAACGGCATTTAGCCCGATTAGTAATCCGATCAATTGCCCTTGGGGACAAAAAGCGCTGCAAAACTATTTAGGTAAAGATAAAGCAACGTGGCAAGAATACGATGCAAGTTTACTTATGGCTAAAGCAGAAACGTTTGTACCAGCAATGGTTGAACAAGGGAAAGATGATTCATTTTTGGATGAACAACTTAAACCTAATATGCTAACAGCCGCTGCAGAAAAGAAAGGTTATCCTCTCACGCTAGAAATGCATGATGGTTATGATCATAGTTACTATTTTATTGCTACATTTATTGAAAAACATATGCGTTTTCATGCGGCTAATTTAGCTAAGTAG
- a CDS encoding ATP-binding protein: MLLLVVAVVIALPTLDSRIMKQLDPRSVNILNSIAHNIATSAERYPNIPLQVLITPKEAQTKHFYLVRANGEIISSTKASKAIRRFILQSEESLSPKVKQYKNWLMTGPIPVNLRGEPFQFYAAQQLPAEHNIWLINVLDRPFLLLFITMFVSMPLCASLAWHISKPLQNLQKTASDITDGNLDAVVPATERQDEIGELARSLRTMMFSIREHISLQHRLLSDISHELRSPLTRLKMSVALSKRRYGETKEIVRIDNESERLEEMIAALLNLSKTQLNATTKESFNLDSLLQPICDDAIFEAEQLEKNFSHQAIPDLNIKGFPALFGSAIENVIRNALRYASNQVNLAVISDMDKITFVITDDGPGVPEDEIEQIFKPFYRVSQARDRESGGAGLGLAITENAIRQHHGVIVASNREVQGLQIAITIPMS; the protein is encoded by the coding sequence ATGTTATTACTCGTTGTTGCGGTGGTGATAGCCTTACCAACGCTCGACAGCCGAATAATGAAACAACTAGACCCACGTTCCGTCAATATCTTAAACAGTATTGCCCATAATATTGCGACCTCTGCGGAACGCTATCCTAATATTCCATTACAGGTGTTGATAACCCCTAAAGAAGCACAAACAAAACATTTTTATTTGGTGCGCGCTAACGGAGAGATAATCTCAAGTACAAAAGCGTCTAAAGCTATTCGTCGCTTTATCTTACAAAGCGAAGAATCATTGTCTCCAAAAGTAAAACAATATAAAAATTGGTTAATGACAGGGCCAATACCAGTCAATTTACGAGGAGAACCATTTCAGTTTTATGCTGCGCAGCAATTACCCGCAGAACATAACATTTGGTTAATTAACGTCTTAGACAGGCCGTTTTTATTATTATTTATTACTATGTTTGTCAGCATGCCACTATGTGCATCATTGGCATGGCATATTTCTAAGCCACTGCAAAATTTACAAAAAACCGCATCAGATATTACAGATGGTAATTTAGATGCCGTTGTTCCTGCGACAGAAAGACAAGATGAGATCGGTGAATTGGCGCGGAGTTTACGAACAATGATGTTTTCTATTCGTGAGCATATTTCGCTACAGCATCGTCTATTAAGTGATATATCTCATGAGTTAAGGTCGCCTTTAACACGTTTAAAAATGTCAGTGGCATTATCAAAACGTCGCTATGGGGAAACCAAAGAGATCGTTCGTATTGATAATGAATCAGAGCGCTTAGAAGAAATGATCGCCGCGCTGTTAAATTTATCTAAAACACAATTAAATGCGACAACTAAAGAATCTTTTAATCTTGATTCTCTATTACAGCCGATTTGTGATGATGCGATTTTTGAAGCTGAGCAATTAGAAAAAAACTTTAGTCATCAAGCTATTCCAGATTTGAATATTAAAGGTTTTCCTGCACTGTTTGGTAGTGCAATTGAAAATGTTATTCGCAACGCATTACGCTATGCAAGTAATCAGGTTAACCTTGCCGTAATCAGCGATATGGATAAGATTACATTTGTCATCACAGATGATGGACCAGGTGTTCCGGAAGATGAGATTGAACAAATATTTAAACCTTTTTATCGTGTATCACAAGCGCGAGACAGAGAATCAGGTGGTGCGGGATTAGGGCTAGCGATTACTGAAAATGCAATTCGCCAACATCATGGTGTAATAGTAGCAAGTAATAGAGAAGTACAGGGTTTGCAAATCGCTATTACTATACCGATGAGCTAA
- the trmL gene encoding tRNA (uridine(34)/cytosine(34)/5-carboxymethylaminomethyluridine(34)-2'-O)-methyltransferase TrmL, with the protein MLQVALFEPEIPPNTGNIIRLCANSGFKLHLIEPLGFEWDDKRVKRAGLDYHEFADVKRHANYQAFLDCVGDARIFACTTKGTKYHHEAEYQEGDVLLFGPETRGLPPEVLDTLPQDQKVRIPMLPDSRSMNLSNAVSVFIYESWRQLDFAGSK; encoded by the coding sequence ATGTTACAAGTAGCACTATTTGAACCTGAGATCCCACCAAATACAGGTAATATCATTCGCCTTTGTGCCAACTCTGGTTTCAAATTACATTTAATCGAACCGCTTGGGTTTGAGTGGGATGATAAAAGGGTAAAACGTGCGGGACTGGATTACCATGAATTTGCAGACGTGAAACGTCATGCGAATTACCAAGCATTTTTAGACTGTGTTGGCGATGCACGTATTTTTGCATGCACAACAAAAGGCACTAAATATCATCACGAAGCAGAATACCAAGAAGGTGATGTCTTATTATTTGGTCCTGAAACACGTGGTCTACCGCCAGAAGTACTTGATACATTACCACAAGATCAAAAGGTAAGAATTCCAATGCTACCTGATAGTCGTAGTATGAATTTATCAAATGCCGTATCAGTATTCATCTATGAAAGCTGGCGTCAATTGGACTTTGCTGGTTCAAAGTAA